Within Nocardioides rotundus, the genomic segment CCAGGCGAACACCTCGGCGAGCGCGCGCCCGTCGAGATAGCCCTGCCTCCGCGACTTCGCCTTGGCGGCCTCCGCGGTCCGCGCGTCGGTGAGCGCCCCCGCCGTCCCCGCCCGCGCGGTGTCGAGCACGGTGACCGCGAGGATGAACGCGGCGAGCCGATCCTGCCGGCCGGTCGCGGCGAGATAGCCCGCGGTGATCGAGGCCAGGATGCCGCCCGAGCAGATCCCGCTGAGGATCGTCTGCTCGCTGCCGCTGATCGACTCCACCGCGTCCAGCGCCTCGAGGATCGCCCCGACGTAGGTCTCGAAGCCCCAGTCGGCGTGCCGCGCGTCCGGGTTGCGCCAGGACATCACGAACATCTGCCGCCCCTGCGCGACGGCGTACTCGATCAGGCTGCGGTCCGGGGCCAGGTCGATCGCGTAGAACTTGTTGATCGTGGGGGGTACGACGAGCGTGGGGACGTCGTACACCTTCTTCGTGGTGGGGGTGTACTGCAGCAGCTCGAACACCTCGGTACGCAGGACCACGTGTCCCGGCGTCGCCGCGATGTTCTCCCCGACCTCGTAGCCGGTGGTGTCGACCATCTCGGGGATCCGCGGCGCGTTCACCAGGTCCTTGACCAGCTGGCCGCCGCCCCGGACCAGGCTGGCGCCGCCGGTATCGATCGCGGTCTTCGCCGACGTCGGGTTGACCAGCGGCAGGTTGCTCGGCGAGAGCGCCTCGGTGAGGTTCTCCACCAGGAAGCGGGTGCGCTTCTCGTCGCGCCAGTCCAGGTCTGCGTCGTCGACCAGCTGCTCGGCCGTGCGGCCCGCCGCGAGGTAGAGCTGGACCAGCCGGCGCAGCAGCGCGTTGCCCTCCCACGCCTCGTCCTTGAAGCGGCGGTCCCGCCGGTCCGGGGCGACCGAGGAGCTGCCGAGGGCGATCCGGCCCGACTCCACGCCGAGGTCGGCCAGCCGCCGCAGCGTCGTCCGCGGCCGCTTGGCCAGGTGCATCGCCCAGGTCGCCGTGGACAGGTCGGGGGTGAAGCGGCGCAGCGGCCCCATCGCGGCGTCGACCAGCAGCACGTCGAGCGGTGCGGCCTGGCCGGCGAGGTCGGTGTCGGTGTCGGTGCTCATCGGGTCTGCTCCGTTCCCGTCACCGCGGCGGGCGGGACGATCTCGCGCTTCTGGATCTTGCCGGTCGGGCCCTTGGGCAGGGCGTCGACGAACCACACGTGGCGGGGATACTTGTACGCCGCCACCTGGGCCTTGACATGGTCGCGCAGCTCGGTTTCGGTGATCGTGGCGCCCGGGCGCAGCGCGACCGCGGCGCCCACCTCCTCGCCCAGCCGGTCGTCGGGGAGACCGATCACCGCCGCCTCCGCCACGTCCGGGTGCTCGTAGAGGACCTCCTCGAGCTCGCGGGGATAGACGTTGAAGCCGCCGCGGATGACCACCTCCTTCTTCCGGTCGACCACGGCGAAGAACCCGTCCTCGTCGACCCGGCCGATGTCGCCGGTGCGGAACCAGCCGTCGTCCGAGAGCACCTCCGCGGTCGCGTCCGGCCGCTGCCAGTAGCCCTTCATCACGTTGTGCCCGCGTACGGCGATCTCGCCTGCCTCTCCCGCCTCGACGGGCTCTCCGGACTCGGCGTCGACGATCCGCATCTCCACCCCGCTCACCGGCTGGCCGATGGTGCCGGGCCGTCGGGCGTCCACCCGGTTGAACGAGGCGACCGGCGAGGTCTCCGAGAGGCCGTAGCCCTCCAGCACCGGGGCGCCGAAGCGCTCCTCGAAGCGATGCAGGACCTCCACCGGCAGCGCGGCGCCGCCCGAGACGCACACCCGCAGGTCGGGCAGCTCGGGGGCGTCGTCCTCGCCGAGGAGGGCGCCGTACATCGTCGGGACCCCGGCGAAGACGGTGACCCGCTGGTCGGCCATCAGGTCCAGGGCGGCGGCGGGAGCGAACCGCGCGAGCAGCACGAGGACGGCCCCTTGGGCGATCGTCGTGTTGAGGGTGACCGTCTGCCCGAAGGCGTGGAAGAGCGGCAGGCCGCCGAAGACGACGTCGTCCGGCGTCAGCTGCAGCAGGTCGGACTGGCTGACCTCGACGTTGCGCACCAGGTTGTCGTGGGTGAGCTCGGCGCCCTTGGGCTTCCCGGTCGTGCCGGAGGTGTAGAGGAGCACCGCGGTGTCCTGCGGGTCCCGGTCGACGACGTCGGTGGCGGGCTCACGCTCGGACAGCTCGGGCAGGAAGTCGTCGTCGACCACGATGACGGGGGCGTCCAGCGCCTCCTCCGCGCCCGCCTTCGCCTCGGGCGCCGCCGCCTCGGCGGCGACGAGCAGCCCCGCGCCCGCGTCGGTGAGGTGGAAGGCGACCTCGCGCGCCTTGAGCAGCGGGTTGAGGGGTACGACGACCCCGCCGGCGCGCAGCACGCCGTAGTAGACGACCGCGAACTCCGGCACGTTGGGCAGCATCACGCCGACCCGCGCGCCCGGCGTGACGCCGTACACCTGGACCAGATCGGCCATCCGCGCGCTGGCCTCGTCGAGCTCGCGATAGGTCAGGACGCGGTCGCCGGCGCGGAGCGCGGGCCGGTCGGGGTGGTCGGCGGCGGATCGGACAAGCAGGTCGGTGACGTTCATGGGATCTCCGAAGGGTCGGTGGTTCCCTCCACTCTGGCCCTCTTCGGCCGGATCCGCGTCGGCTGAAGGCACCAACTTTCCCGCTCCGGCCCTGTGCGCGCGCACAACGGCGCCGCTACCGTCGGCGGATGGACACCCCGGAGCACGACCCCGCTGTCGTCGATCTCAGCCGCGGGCTGCTGCCGGAGATCCCCGAGCTGGGCGAGGAGCTGGCCGAGCGGATCCGCGAGGAGGTGCCGTTCTACGTCGAGGACGACCGGGTGCCGATGCCCGAGCTGGTGCGGTCCTGCCAGCTGAACCTGGACTACATCCTCGGCACCCTGGCCGGCGTGCCCGAGCCGGTCACCGAGCCGCCGCGGGCGACCGGCGCGGCCCGGGCGACCCAGGGGGTGCCGTATGCGGCGGTGCTGCACGCGTTCCGGATCGGGGGCCGCTTCGTCTGGGAGCTGATGGTGGAGCGGGCCGACGAGGCCGTCCGCGACCGGCTGCTGCCGGCGGCCGCGGACATCTGGACGGTCAGCGACCAGCTCGCGGCACAGGTCACCGACGGCTACCGCCAGGCCTTCGCCGACCTGGCCCGGCGCGACGAGCAACGGCGGTCCGCACTGCTCGGGACGCTGCTGGACGACGTGCCCGCCGACGACCTCCTGGGCGAGGCCGCCTCGCTCCTCGGGCTGCCCGCGCAGGGGGCGTTCGTCGTGGCGGTCGCGCAGGGGGTCGCACCCGGGCGAGCGCCCCTGCCCGACGTCGAGGAGCGGCTGGCCCGGCGCGACGTGGTGTCGGTGTGGCGGCTGGAGGCGGACCACCAGGAGGGTCTGGTCTCGCTGCGGCCGGGGTACGGCGTGGACCGGCTGGTCGAGGAGCTCCGCTCGCTCACTGAGAGCCGGGTCGGGCTGAGCCCGGTGTTCGAGCGGCTGGACGCGGCGCAGACGGCGCGGCGCGAGGCGCGGGTGGCGTGCGTGGCCGCCACCCCGGGTGGACACGACGTGGTCCGGCACGACGAGCACCCGACCGCGATGCTGCTTGCCGCGGCACCCGAGGCGTCGTACTCCTTCGCCACGACGGTGCTCGGCGACCTGCTCGACCTCGGCACGGAGGACCGCGACCCGCTGGTCCAGACCGCGCGCACCTGGCTCGCCGAGGGCGGCTCCACCTCCGCGGCCGCCGAGGTGCTGCACGTGCACCGCAACACGGTGCGCTACCGGCTGCGCCGGATCGAGCAGCTGACCGGCCGCGACCTGGGGCACCCCGTGGACGCGACCGAGCTGCACCTGGCGCTGGAGGCGGCCCGGATCAGCGACCTGGGCTGAGGCCGGCGCCCCGCCGTAACGTCATACGAAGCGGGGAACCGCTCCCCCTGTCGTGTCCGGGGACATCGGTGACACATATGTCTCAGGACATCGGTGACACTAGCGGTCTTGGGGTTGGTAGCGGCGGTTGTAGTCGAGGGTGAGGCTGCGGAGGAGCTCGTCGCCGGTGAAGATGGCAACGAAGGCGCCGGTGCGGAAGACGGTGACTGGCTTTCCGGCGTGTTTTCTTCCGAGGCCGATGAGGCGTCCGTCGAGGCCGACGGAGCCGGTGGCGCTGACCAGCTGTCGGGTCAGGATGGTGGTCGCCGGGGGTAGGTCGGGGACGGTGGCGAATGGGCCGAGGTCGAAGCGTTGGTGTGGGGTGAGCTTGGCGAGCACCTTGTTGCGGCGGTTGTTGTAGCCATCGCGGTACTCGTCGAGTAGTGCTTGGAATTCGGCGATGCTGCTGACTAAGGGACGCCGTTTGAGCCACTTTTGGACCCGCTGGTGGGCTCGCTCGTTCTTGCCGCAGGTTTGGGGGTGAGAGACCCGGGAGGTGATCGCGTGCACCCCGAGGTCGGTCAGGTTGCGCTCGAAGACACTGATCCACCCGCGTCGTTTGCCCGAGAACGCCGACCCGTTGTCGCTGAGCAGCTGGACGGGCAACCCGTAGCGTTCCACCGCCAGGCAGAAGGTCGCCCAGATGTCGCTGCCGTTCTCCGACACCGCTGCCTGCAGGGCCAAGTCCGTGCGCGAGCAGTCGTCGGTCAACTGCAGCACCGTGACCGTCTCGCCGGTGGCAAGCTGGTACTCAAACCCGTCGAACTGCCACAGCGCGTTGACCTCGCTGCGCTCGAAGCGCCGGGAGCCACGACGTGGCTTGCGTTGAGGAACCTTGACCAACTGGCCCCGCTGGTCGAAGACCCGATTGACCGTGGACCGAGCCGGCAACGGACGGTCGGCGGGCCAAGAGGAGGTCCCGGCCTCGATCTGTTCCTCCAACCGCATCAACACCGCGTCCGCGCCGTAGTCCCACCCCGCCTCGGCCTCGTGCTTACGGATCGCGATCAACACATCCTCAAGCGCGGCGGGGAGTCTTGTCGGTGAGCGCCGCGGGCGACGCGAGTCGGGGTAGAACCCCTCCACGCCACGGGCCCTGAACCGCTTCACATAGTCGTAGAACATCTTGCGGCTGATCCCCAGCTCGCGACAGATCCTCGACACGTTCTGCTTCGGACCCGGCGCGACGTGAGCAGCAACCGCTGCCGCCACCGCAGCATCCACGGCAACCCCATCTCTGGCCATCCCTGATAGTGACGACCAACCTCAGGTGTTACCGATGTCCCCGGACTTCAACTGTTACCGATGTGCTCGGACTTCACAGGGGAACCGCTCCCCCGCTTCGTATGACGTCCCGGGGCGGCCGGAGCCGGTCTCAGTGCACCAGCGGCGAGGGCTGCGGGGCGCGGTCGCCGAGCAGGTGGACCGCGGCGGTGGCGACCGCCGTACCGACCGTCATCGCCAGCAGCGCGGGCAGCGGGAAGAACACCAGGAGCACCAGCATCACGGCGAGCGGACGGCGCAGCATCGCCGTCGCGGTGGCCGCGGCGCTGGCGGCCACCACGGGGGCGACCGGGACGCTCGGGGCCAGCGCCACCACGATCAGCCCGAGGGCGATGCCGGTGAACACCGCGGGGAAGAACTGGCCGCCGAACCAGCCGGTCGCCAGGCATGCCAGGGTCGCCACGAGCTTGAGCGCCGCCACCGCGATCAGGCCGCCCACCGTCCAGCCGGCGGCGTCGGTGATCAGCTCCTGGGCCTCGTGCTCACCGGAGAAGAGCACGAGCGGCGCCACCGCGCCGCACGCCCCGAGGACCAGCCCGCCGAGCGCGCCCCGCAGCACCGGCGAGGCGACGACCCGCTCGGCGCTGCGGCGCAGCGGTCCGGTGAGCGCCATCAGCGCCAGGCCCGCGAGGGTGGCGGGGACGGCCGCCACCGCGGCCCACCCCAGGGCACCGAGCAGGGCACGGCCGGCGCCGATGTCGCCGGCGGGCAGGTCGTAGCGCAGCCCGGCACCGTCCGGCAGCACGGCCAGCATCGCGACCAGGCCGGCGACCGACGCGAGCACGCCGTACGGCAGCAGGGACGCGGCGCGCGCACGGTCGCGGCTCCCCTCCACAGGGAGCACCACCGAGCCGAGCGGTCCGCCGAACAGGCCGGAGAGCGCGCCCGCCGCGGAGATGTAGGAGGCCTCGTCCTCGGCCAGGCGCAGCAGTCGCGCCACCCTCCGGCCGAGGCCGGTGGCCAGGACGAGGAGCGGCGCCTCGGGGCCGAGCGAGGCTCCGAAGCCGAGCGAGACGACGCCCAGCAGGGCGGCGCGGGCGAGCCAGGTGAGCTTCTGCGGCGGGGTCCGCTCCTCCTCCCCTGCGAACACCTCGTCGATGTCGAGGAGGGCGTCGTCCAGGTCGTGCGGGGTGTCGGCGCCGTGCCGCAGTTGCAGCAGGCCCACGAGCACGCCGCCGACCACGCAGGTGACGATCGTGGCCAGCCAGACCGGCCCGGGCAGCCGCGGCGCGCCGTGGTCCCACACCAGCGCCTCGACCACGCGTACGGCGCCCAGGTAGACACCGGCCGCCGCGCCCACCGCGGCCCCCAGCAGGATCGCCAGCACGGCGGTGCGCGGCCGGGAGCTCTCGGGCATGCGCCCTAGGATCGCGCCTCCCGCTCCCCGGCGCCACTGGTCGCCGCCCGTCGGTCCCCGATCGGACCGGCCGCGCTCGCACACGCGCTGGCAGAAGTCCGTCGACGGGCACCCAGCCACGCTCAGCCGGGCCGCCGCGGCGAGGTTGTGCCAGCGCGGCTACGACGCGACGGCCGCGCCCACCGGCGCAGCGGGGCAGGGGTCAGGGCGTGCGGAGCTCGGCGGGCAGGGCCTCCAGCAGCCGCAGCCACAGCTCGGAGGCGGTGGGATAGCTGGGTACGGCGTGCCTCAGCAGCCACACCGGCACCCGGCCGGTGATCGCGATCGTGGCCGCATGGACCTGCTCCCCCGCCTCGGGGCCGACGAAGGTCGCGCCGACCACCCGGCCGCTCCCGCGGTCCACCACGAGCTTGGCCCCGCCGAGCGCGTCGTCGCGCAGCAGGGCGGCGCCCGCCGCGCCGGTCCAGGGCACCTCGGCGACCACGACGTCGTCGTACGCCGAGCGCGCCTCCTCCTCGGTCAGCCCGACCGCGCCCACCTGGGGGTCGGTGAAGACCACCTGCGGCACCGGCACGTCCTCCGGCGGCTGAGGCTCGGGGCGGCCGGCCGCCCGGGCGGCGATCTGCGGGCCGAGGACGCGGGCGCGGTACTTGCCCCAGTGGGTCAAGGGCGCCTCGCCGCTCGCGTCGCCGACCAGCCACAGCCAGTCGGGTACGTCGCCCGCGCGGACGTCGTCGACGGTCAGGCCGACCGCGTCGAGGCCGATGTCCCCGAGCCGCGGCCGGCGGCCCACCGCCACCAGGATCTCGTCGGCGACCATGTCCCCGTCGGAGGTGCCGACGGTGACCGGTCCGCCGTGCACGCGCCCCAGACCGGTGTCCGAGGGCGACGCGCGCTCGCAGGAGGCGATCTCCACGCCCAGCCGGACGTCCACGCCCTGCGCCTCGAGCCCCCGGCGCACCAGGTCGGCGGCGAACGGCTCGACCCGGGCGAGCAGCCGGTCGTCGCGCACCAGCAGGGTCACCTGCGACCCCAGCGCCGCCATCCAGACCGCCGCCTCGCAGGCGACGACCCCGCCGCCGACGATCACCAGCCGATCGGGCACCTCGACCACGCCGGTGGCGTCGCGGGAGCCCCAGGGCAGGGCGGCGGAGTATTGCTCGGGGATGACCGGCTCGCTGCCGGTGGCGAGCACCACCGCATGCCGCGCCCGGACCACCCGCGGGCCGCCCGCGGTCTCCACGGTGACCTCGCGATCACCGCTCAACCGGCCGTGACCGCGGACGACCTCGAGCCCGGCGTCCGCGGCCCACGAGGCCTGGCCGGAGTCGTCGTAGTGGGAGACCCAGTCGTCGCGCCGGGCCAGCAGCGCGTCCCGCTCGAGCTCGGGCGTGCTCACCCCGGGCAGGTGGGCCGCCGTGGCGGCGACCTCGATCGGCCTCAACAGCGCCTTGCTCGGCATGCAGGCGTAGTAGGAGCACTCCCCGCCCAGGAGCTCGCCCTCGACGAGGAGGGCGGTGAGGTCGGTGCCCTCGACGGCATACTGTGCCGCGTTCTCCCCCGCGGGGCCGGCCCCCAGCACGATGACGTCGACGGTCTCCGGCGCCGCCACGGCTCAGTCCCTCGCCGTCGAGGCGGGGGCGTCGTAGACCAGGTCGGCGTACTCCGGGTTCCGCTCGATGAACGCCTTGATGAACCAGCACAGCGCCAGCACCCGGCGGTCACCCTGCGCCCGCACGTCGTCCAGGGCGAAGCGGGCCAGCGCGGTCCCGACGCCCTGGCCCTCGTGCTCCGGCTCGACGATCGTGTGGGTGAACACGATCAGATTCGGGGCCAGCTCATACTCGGCGAACCCGGCGAGCCCGCCGTCCAGGTGCGCCTCGTAGCGGTGGGCCTCGGGGTTGTTCTCGACGGTCAGGTCGGTCATCGGCGGACTCCTGTCCTCACGGGGGTACGGCGACCACCGTAGTCAGGTGCGGGCGAGCACGGTCGTGAGCGCGGCTCGCAGCTCCTCGATCGGCTCCTCGAGGCGATTCATCGCCCGCCAGGCGATGTGCCGGTCCGGCCGCACCAGCAGGGCGCCGGAGTCGGAGACCTCCCGCAGCCGCGACCACTCGGCGTAGACGTCGTC encodes:
- a CDS encoding long-chain-fatty-acid--CoA ligase, which produces MNVTDLLVRSAADHPDRPALRAGDRVLTYRELDEASARMADLVQVYGVTPGARVGVMLPNVPEFAVVYYGVLRAGGVVVPLNPLLKAREVAFHLTDAGAGLLVAAEAAAPEAKAGAEEALDAPVIVVDDDFLPELSEREPATDVVDRDPQDTAVLLYTSGTTGKPKGAELTHDNLVRNVEVSQSDLLQLTPDDVVFGGLPLFHAFGQTVTLNTTIAQGAVLVLLARFAPAAALDLMADQRVTVFAGVPTMYGALLGEDDAPELPDLRVCVSGGAALPVEVLHRFEERFGAPVLEGYGLSETSPVASFNRVDARRPGTIGQPVSGVEMRIVDAESGEPVEAGEAGEIAVRGHNVMKGYWQRPDATAEVLSDDGWFRTGDIGRVDEDGFFAVVDRKKEVVIRGGFNVYPRELEEVLYEHPDVAEAAVIGLPDDRLGEEVGAAVALRPGATITETELRDHVKAQVAAYKYPRHVWFVDALPKGPTGKIQKREIVPPAAVTGTEQTR
- a CDS encoding PucR family transcriptional regulator is translated as MDTPEHDPAVVDLSRGLLPEIPELGEELAERIREEVPFYVEDDRVPMPELVRSCQLNLDYILGTLAGVPEPVTEPPRATGAARATQGVPYAAVLHAFRIGGRFVWELMVERADEAVRDRLLPAAADIWTVSDQLAAQVTDGYRQAFADLARRDEQRRSALLGTLLDDVPADDLLGEAASLLGLPAQGAFVVAVAQGVAPGRAPLPDVEERLARRDVVSVWRLEADHQEGLVSLRPGYGVDRLVEELRSLTESRVGLSPVFERLDAAQTARREARVACVAATPGGHDVVRHDEHPTAMLLAAAPEASYSFATTVLGDLLDLGTEDRDPLVQTARTWLAEGGSTSAAAEVLHVHRNTVRYRLRRIEQLTGRDLGHPVDATELHLALEAARISDLG
- a CDS encoding helix-turn-helix domain-containing protein → MARDGVAVDAAVAAAVAAHVAPGPKQNVSRICRELGISRKMFYDYVKRFRARGVEGFYPDSRRPRRSPTRLPAALEDVLIAIRKHEAEAGWDYGADAVLMRLEEQIEAGTSSWPADRPLPARSTVNRVFDQRGQLVKVPQRKPRRGSRRFERSEVNALWQFDGFEYQLATGETVTVLQLTDDCSRTDLALQAAVSENGSDIWATFCLAVERYGLPVQLLSDNGSAFSGKRRGWISVFERNLTDLGVHAITSRVSHPQTCGKNERAHQRVQKWLKRRPLVSSIAEFQALLDEYRDGYNNRRNKVLAKLTPHQRFDLGPFATVPDLPPATTILTRQLVSATGSVGLDGRLIGLGRKHAGKPVTVFRTGAFVAIFTGDELLRSLTLDYNRRYQPQDR
- a CDS encoding chloride channel protein, which translates into the protein MPESSRPRTAVLAILLGAAVGAAAGVYLGAVRVVEALVWDHGAPRLPGPVWLATIVTCVVGGVLVGLLQLRHGADTPHDLDDALLDIDEVFAGEEERTPPQKLTWLARAALLGVVSLGFGASLGPEAPLLVLATGLGRRVARLLRLAEDEASYISAAGALSGLFGGPLGSVVLPVEGSRDRARAASLLPYGVLASVAGLVAMLAVLPDGAGLRYDLPAGDIGAGRALLGALGWAAVAAVPATLAGLALMALTGPLRRSAERVVASPVLRGALGGLVLGACGAVAPLVLFSGEHEAQELITDAAGWTVGGLIAVAALKLVATLACLATGWFGGQFFPAVFTGIALGLIVVALAPSVPVAPVVAASAAATATAMLRRPLAVMLVLLVFFPLPALLAMTVGTAVATAAVHLLGDRAPQPSPLVH
- a CDS encoding dihydrolipoyl dehydrogenase family protein, with product MAAPETVDVIVLGAGPAGENAAQYAVEGTDLTALLVEGELLGGECSYYACMPSKALLRPIEVAATAAHLPGVSTPELERDALLARRDDWVSHYDDSGQASWAADAGLEVVRGHGRLSGDREVTVETAGGPRVVRARHAVVLATGSEPVIPEQYSAALPWGSRDATGVVEVPDRLVIVGGGVVACEAAVWMAALGSQVTLLVRDDRLLARVEPFAADLVRRGLEAQGVDVRLGVEIASCERASPSDTGLGRVHGGPVTVGTSDGDMVADEILVAVGRRPRLGDIGLDAVGLTVDDVRAGDVPDWLWLVGDASGEAPLTHWGKYRARVLGPQIAARAAGRPEPQPPEDVPVPQVVFTDPQVGAVGLTEEEARSAYDDVVVAEVPWTGAAGAALLRDDALGGAKLVVDRGSGRVVGATFVGPEAGEQVHAATIAITGRVPVWLLRHAVPSYPTASELWLRLLEALPAELRTP
- a CDS encoding PHA/PHB synthase family protein, producing the protein MSTDTDTDLAGQAAPLDVLLVDAAMGPLRRFTPDLSTATWAMHLAKRPRTTLRRLADLGVESGRIALGSSSVAPDRRDRRFKDEAWEGNALLRRLVQLYLAAGRTAEQLVDDADLDWRDEKRTRFLVENLTEALSPSNLPLVNPTSAKTAIDTGGASLVRGGGQLVKDLVNAPRIPEMVDTTGYEVGENIAATPGHVVLRTEVFELLQYTPTTKKVYDVPTLVVPPTINKFYAIDLAPDRSLIEYAVAQGRQMFVMSWRNPDARHADWGFETYVGAILEALDAVESISGSEQTILSGICSGGILASITAGYLAATGRQDRLAAFILAVTVLDTARAGTAGALTDARTAEAAKAKSRRQGYLDGRALAEVFAWLRPGDLVWNYWVNNYLLGKRPPAFDILFWNADTTRMTAALHSDFVDLSVDNGLVTPGGVSLWGVPIDLGKVDVDSYVVAGIADHITPWESCYRSTQMLGGDTRFVLSTSGHIAALVNPPGNPKASFRTNTETPPSAQAWLESAETQEGTWWADVTLWLDERAGGQRTAPKKPGNAEYPPLGEAPGSYVHDD